From the Burkholderia glumae LMG 2196 = ATCC 33617 genome, one window contains:
- a CDS encoding NADP-dependent isocitrate dehydrogenase: MSTSSKIIYTLTDEAPALATYSLLPIVKAFTRSSGVAVETRDISLAGRIIAAFPEALTPEQKISDDLAELGQLTLRPEANIIKLPNISASVPQLKAAIAELQAQGYKLPNYPDEASSDAEKDAKARYDKIKGSAVNPVLREGNSDRRAPLSVKSYARKHPHKMGAWTADSKSHVAHMSEGDFYGSEKSALIDAAGSVRIELTTADGTKKVLKEKTVVKAGEIIDASVMSRTALRSFIEAQIADAKARGVLFSVHLKATMMKVSDPILFGQFVSVFYEDVLTKHAETLVKIGFNPNNGIGDLYARLKDLPAEKRAEIEADIKAQYEKRPSLAMVNSDKGITNLHVPSDVIVDASMPAMIRDSGGMWGADGKLHDAKAVIPDRCYAGVYQAVIDDCKQHGAFDPVTMGSVPNVGLMAQAAEEYGSHDKTFQITADGVVRVTDEAGRVLLEHEVKSGDIWRMCQTKDAPVQDWVKLAVKRARASNTPAVFWLDAARAHDAQIIKKVERYLKDHDTNGLDIRILPPVEATRFSLERIRAGKDTISVTGNVLRDYLTDLFPIMELGTSAKMLSIVPLMAGGGMFETGAGGSAPKHVQQFNEEGFLRWDSLGEFLALAASLEHLGNAYHNPKALVLAKTLDQATGKFLDENRSPARKVGGIDNRGSHFYLCLFWAQALAAQTEDAELAAQFAGVAKTLTENEARIVAELGAAQGKPVDIGGYYRPDAALTSRAMRPSATLNGVIDALA, from the coding sequence ATGTCCACCTCGTCCAAGATCATCTACACCCTTACCGACGAAGCTCCGGCGCTGGCGACCTATTCGCTGCTGCCGATCGTCAAGGCCTTCACGCGCTCGTCGGGCGTGGCCGTCGAAACCCGCGACATCTCGCTCGCCGGCCGTATCATCGCCGCGTTTCCCGAGGCGCTCACTCCCGAGCAGAAGATCAGCGACGATCTCGCCGAGCTTGGCCAGCTGACCTTGCGTCCCGAAGCGAACATCATCAAGCTGCCGAACATCAGCGCCTCGGTGCCGCAGCTGAAGGCCGCGATCGCCGAGCTGCAGGCGCAGGGCTACAAGCTGCCGAACTATCCCGACGAAGCGAGCAGCGACGCCGAGAAGGACGCCAAGGCCCGCTACGACAAGATCAAGGGCAGCGCCGTGAACCCGGTGCTGCGCGAAGGCAACTCGGACCGCCGCGCGCCGCTGTCGGTCAAGAGCTACGCCCGCAAGCACCCGCACAAGATGGGAGCCTGGACCGCCGATTCGAAATCGCACGTCGCGCACATGAGCGAGGGCGACTTCTACGGCAGCGAGAAGTCGGCGCTGATCGACGCGGCCGGCAGCGTCAGGATCGAACTGACCACGGCCGATGGTACGAAGAAGGTGCTGAAGGAAAAGACCGTCGTCAAGGCCGGTGAAATCATCGACGCCTCGGTGATGAGCCGCACCGCGCTGCGCAGCTTCATCGAGGCGCAGATCGCCGACGCGAAGGCCCGCGGCGTGCTGTTCTCGGTCCACCTGAAGGCGACCATGATGAAGGTCTCCGATCCGATCCTGTTCGGCCAGTTCGTGTCGGTGTTCTACGAGGACGTGCTGACCAAGCACGCCGAGACGCTCGTCAAGATCGGCTTCAACCCGAACAACGGCATCGGCGACCTGTACGCACGCCTGAAGGACCTGCCGGCCGAGAAGCGCGCCGAGATCGAAGCCGACATCAAGGCCCAGTATGAAAAGCGCCCGTCCCTCGCGATGGTCAATTCGGACAAGGGCATCACGAACCTGCACGTGCCGAGCGACGTGATCGTCGACGCCTCGATGCCGGCCATGATCCGCGATTCGGGCGGCATGTGGGGCGCGGACGGCAAGCTGCACGACGCCAAGGCCGTGATTCCGGACCGCTGCTACGCGGGCGTCTACCAGGCCGTGATCGACGACTGCAAGCAGCACGGCGCGTTCGATCCCGTCACCATGGGCAGCGTGCCGAACGTGGGCCTGATGGCGCAGGCGGCCGAGGAATACGGTTCGCACGACAAGACCTTCCAGATCACGGCCGACGGCGTGGTGCGCGTGACCGACGAGGCCGGCCGCGTGCTGCTCGAGCATGAAGTGAAGTCGGGCGACATCTGGCGCATGTGCCAGACCAAGGACGCGCCGGTGCAGGACTGGGTCAAGCTGGCCGTGAAGCGCGCGCGCGCCTCGAACACGCCCGCCGTGTTCTGGCTCGACGCCGCGCGTGCCCACGACGCGCAGATCATCAAGAAGGTCGAGCGGTATCTGAAGGATCACGACACCAACGGTCTCGACATCCGGATCCTGCCGCCCGTCGAGGCGACGCGCTTCTCGCTCGAGCGCATCCGCGCCGGCAAGGACACCATCTCGGTGACCGGCAACGTGCTGCGCGACTACCTGACCGATCTGTTCCCGATCATGGAACTGGGCACCAGCGCGAAGATGCTGTCGATCGTGCCGCTGATGGCGGGCGGCGGCATGTTCGAAACCGGCGCGGGCGGCTCGGCGCCGAAGCACGTGCAGCAGTTCAACGAGGAAGGCTTCCTGCGCTGGGATTCGCTCGGCGAATTCCTCGCGCTGGCCGCTTCGCTCGAGCACCTCGGCAACGCCTATCACAACCCCAAGGCACTGGTGCTCGCGAAGACGCTCGACCAGGCCACCGGCAAGTTCCTCGACGAGAACCGTTCGCCGGCACGCAAGGTGGGCGGCATCGACAACCGCGGCAGCCATTTCTACCTGTGCCTGTTCTGGGCGCAGGCGCTGGCCGCGCAGACCGAGGACGCGGAACTGGCCGCGCAATTCGCCGGTGTCGCCAAGACGCTGACGGAAAACGAGGCACGCATCGTGGCGGAACTGGGCGCGGCGCAGGGCAAGCCGGTCGACATCGGCGGCTACTACCGTCCGGACGCCGCGCTGACTAGCCGGGCCATGCGTCCGAGCGCGACGCTCAACGGCGTGATCGACGCACTGGCGTAA
- a CDS encoding chemotaxis protein CheX, producing the protein MTTHDTPVSKVLVLDDSATHLDAIRQFCDEHNLVGLKARRNRLLKVLRSNIDLGAVLLAFDYGGSTDEAAAVAAQIDALRPELPIIVRRPDGSAADGLPEALRRVACASYALPDLAPLRRAVDEYLFSLAYPNALVRGIEEITEARLATIFRGMTIGCETPCIVRDQIIYGEVFSLIALESAWCRGYMMMQTDEQPMLDFVAAMHPDERAPDFRDLNGVLGELTNLVWGAFKDRFLGSSQIPAASSVQVPLLVNHKHKYISFGSENPQLCFKYRVTDDKSGRTVTLHQRFVFSLQWSPESFDDHAQAVGDMVDAGELDWF; encoded by the coding sequence ATGACGACTCACGACACGCCCGTCAGCAAGGTGCTGGTGCTCGACGACAGCGCGACCCACCTCGACGCGATCCGCCAGTTCTGCGACGAGCACAACCTGGTCGGCCTCAAGGCGCGCCGCAACCGGCTGCTGAAGGTGCTGCGCTCGAACATCGATCTCGGCGCGGTGCTGCTCGCGTTCGACTACGGCGGCTCGACCGACGAGGCTGCCGCGGTGGCCGCGCAGATCGACGCGCTGCGCCCCGAACTGCCGATCATCGTGCGGCGTCCCGACGGCAGCGCCGCCGACGGCCTGCCCGAGGCGCTCAGGCGCGTGGCCTGCGCCAGCTACGCGCTGCCCGACCTCGCGCCGCTGCGCCGCGCCGTCGACGAATACTTGTTCAGCCTCGCCTACCCGAACGCACTGGTGCGCGGCATCGAGGAGATCACCGAGGCGCGCCTCGCCACGATCTTCCGCGGCATGACGATCGGCTGCGAGACGCCCTGCATCGTGCGCGACCAGATCATCTACGGCGAGGTGTTCAGCCTGATCGCGCTGGAAAGCGCGTGGTGCCGCGGCTACATGATGATGCAGACCGACGAGCAGCCGATGCTCGACTTCGTCGCGGCGATGCATCCGGACGAGCGGGCACCGGATTTCCGCGACCTGAACGGGGTGCTCGGCGAGCTGACGAACCTGGTGTGGGGCGCCTTCAAGGATCGCTTCCTGGGCAGCAGCCAGATACCGGCCGCGAGTTCGGTGCAGGTGCCGCTGCTCGTGAACCACAAGCACAAGTACATTTCGTTCGGCTCCGAGAACCCGCAACTGTGTTTCAAGTACCGGGTGACCGACGACAAGTCGGGCCGCACCGTGACGCTGCATCAGCGTTTCGTGTTCAGCCTGCAATGGTCGCCGGAGTCGTTCGACGATCACGCGCAGGCGGTCGGCGACATGGTCGACGCCGGCGAGCTGGACTGGTTTTAA
- a CDS encoding methyl-accepting chemotaxis protein, whose product MSMTGGLWAAGLGVVAIAAVVFGCVMYLRATRALAEVGRLEAGQAAAEAHAAAAQADWAARSADQARQAAAREHALDASLEQASAQIAAARASLAKAEGERDAAHALAGRIATEAARLRGLAGTFERWHEQMISLMTQNQDMHAKNRELSSIVAHVLIVSLNASIEAARAGTAGRGFSIVASEVRSLASRSQELSKSYQNSLDRNDLVTAATFQDIQAGGKMITASLGNVDLLATQLRDRLERSES is encoded by the coding sequence ATGTCGATGACGGGTGGACTCTGGGCAGCAGGGCTGGGGGTGGTCGCGATCGCGGCCGTCGTATTCGGCTGCGTCATGTATCTGCGCGCGACGCGCGCGCTGGCCGAGGTGGGCCGGCTCGAGGCCGGGCAGGCGGCGGCCGAGGCGCATGCCGCGGCGGCGCAGGCCGACTGGGCGGCGCGCAGCGCCGACCAGGCCCGGCAGGCGGCCGCGCGCGAGCACGCGCTCGACGCCTCGCTCGAGCAGGCGAGCGCGCAGATCGCCGCGGCGCGTGCCTCGCTCGCGAAGGCCGAGGGCGAGCGCGACGCCGCGCATGCACTGGCCGGGCGGATCGCCACCGAGGCGGCGCGGCTGCGCGGCCTGGCCGGCACGTTCGAGCGCTGGCACGAGCAGATGATCTCGCTGATGACGCAGAACCAGGACATGCATGCGAAGAATCGCGAGCTTTCGTCGATCGTCGCGCACGTGCTGATCGTCTCGCTGAACGCCTCGATCGAGGCCGCGCGCGCCGGCACGGCGGGGCGCGGCTTCTCGATCGTGGCCAGCGAGGTGCGCTCGCTCGCCTCGCGCTCGCAGGAGCTTTCCAAGAGCTACCAGAACAGCCTGGACCGCAACGACCTGGTGACCGCCGCCACGTTCCAGGACATCCAGGCGGGCGGCAAGATGATCACCGCCTCGCTCGGCAACGTCGACCTGCTGGCCACCCAGTTGCGCGACCGGCTCGAACGGAGCGAATCGTGA
- the icd gene encoding NADP-dependent isocitrate dehydrogenase encodes MPYQHIVVPDGGDKITVNKDFTLNVSDQPIIPYIEGDGTGADITPVMLKVVDAAVEKAYGGRRRIHWMEIFAGEKATRVYGPDVWLPDETLQAVKDYVVSIKGPLTTPVGGGIRSLNVTLRQELDLYVCLRPVRYFKGVPSPVRAPEKTDMVIFRENSEDIYAGIEWPAGSEKAKRVIRFLQEEMGVKSIRFPDSSALGVKPVSREGTERLVRKAIQYALDHERKSVTLVHKGNIMKYTEGAFRDYGYALAQKEFGAELIDGGPWMRVKNPKTGGEIVIKDSIADAFLQQILLRPAEYDVIATLNLNGDYISDALAAQVGGIGIAPGANQSDSVAMFEATHGTAPKYAGKDYVNPGSEILSAEMMLRHLGWTEAADLIISSMEKSIQQKRVTYDFARLMEGATQVSCSGFGNVLIENM; translated from the coding sequence ATGCCGTATCAGCACATCGTGGTGCCGGACGGCGGTGACAAGATCACCGTCAACAAGGACTTTACGCTCAACGTCTCGGACCAGCCCATCATCCCGTACATCGAGGGCGACGGCACGGGGGCCGACATCACGCCGGTGATGCTGAAAGTGGTCGACGCGGCCGTCGAGAAGGCCTACGGCGGCCGGCGCCGGATCCACTGGATGGAGATCTTCGCCGGCGAGAAGGCCACGCGCGTCTACGGCCCCGACGTCTGGCTGCCCGACGAGACGCTGCAGGCGGTGAAGGACTACGTCGTGTCGATCAAGGGGCCGCTGACCACCCCGGTCGGCGGCGGCATCCGCTCGCTCAACGTTACGCTGCGCCAGGAACTCGATCTCTACGTCTGCCTGCGCCCGGTGCGCTATTTCAAGGGCGTGCCTTCGCCGGTGCGTGCGCCGGAGAAGACCGACATGGTGATCTTCCGAGAGAACTCCGAAGACATCTATGCCGGCATCGAGTGGCCTGCCGGCTCGGAGAAGGCCAAGCGCGTGATCCGCTTCCTGCAGGAAGAGATGGGCGTGAAGTCGATCCGCTTTCCCGACAGCTCGGCGCTCGGCGTCAAGCCGGTGTCGCGCGAAGGCACCGAGCGCCTGGTGCGCAAGGCGATCCAGTACGCGCTCGATCACGAGCGCAAGTCGGTCACGCTGGTCCACAAGGGCAACATCATGAAGTACACCGAGGGCGCGTTCCGTGACTACGGCTACGCGCTCGCGCAGAAGGAATTCGGCGCCGAGCTGATCGACGGCGGCCCATGGATGCGCGTGAAGAACCCGAAGACGGGCGGCGAGATCGTCATCAAGGATTCGATCGCCGACGCGTTCCTGCAGCAGATCCTGCTGCGGCCCGCCGAATACGACGTGATCGCCACGCTGAACCTGAACGGCGACTACATCTCCGATGCGCTCGCCGCGCAGGTCGGCGGGATCGGCATCGCGCCGGGCGCCAACCAGTCCGATTCGGTCGCGATGTTCGAGGCGACCCACGGTACGGCGCCGAAGTACGCGGGCAAGGATTACGTGAACCCCGGTTCCGAAATCCTGTCTGCCGAGATGATGCTGCGCCACCTCGGCTGGACCGAGGCGGCCGACCTCATCATTTCGTCGATGGAGAAATCGATCCAGCAGAAGCGCGTGACGTATGACTTCGCGCGGCTGATGGAGGGCGCGACGCAGGTGTCGTGCTCGGGTTTCGGCAACGTGCTGATCGAGAACATGTAG
- a CDS encoding ATP-binding protein: MTIRHRITLLVALMFVALAAIGGYAVYQAQRSAASVRQVTQGVVPSALASSDLVADLKDVQIAMMTFVYAPDATMASQALTELNTKEASLRAALDAQSRSAKGQAQTGLISQARDSLSNYFDAIHDTAKMKSEGKNELAQAYLFANVAQYRDELEGIIETLRIEKNRQKDEAIATLNGMLATTTMTIAIVAGIVSVVLIGVGLMLYRQIVRPLGRMQHMMSEIASSQDFTRRVPVGRMDEIGRSIVAFNGMIETIQRNAAQLKQRTADIQAMLQNMQQGILTIVPGGTVHREYSAFLERIFETDDIAGRSAMELVFADSDVGSDGRAQIEAAIDACLGEDGINFEFNQHLLVNEIGKRMPNGAEKRLDLSWSAITDETGTIVRLMLCVRDVTELRALSAQANEQRRRLEMIGEILAVSQDKFHDFVESATGFLHENERIIRQHERADSSALAALFRNMHTIKGNARTYSLQHLTNIVHEAEQVYDELRSADAAREWDQHELMSDLARVREALDHYATINNVSLGRRGPATGAEPDRYLVVERARIRESLRLLDAADPADPHNWLSMRDSVRDTLRLLGTETLGGMIAGVTESLPALAADLGKAAPVVRIDDNGYRVRSEVATVVKDVFMHLLRNALDHGIEAPEARRAAGKPDAGTIDIEVGVDAGMLQITVSDDGRGLALERIRTIAGERGWLDDAAVANDDEAVAALIFRPGFSTASAVTDVSGRGVGMDAVRSFVVRVGGSIALRFTDDRQGAAFRRFQTIVSLPDHYAVDSVGIEVASAEAAARDDQAIDRA; encoded by the coding sequence ATGACCATCCGACATCGCATTACGTTGCTTGTGGCGCTGATGTTCGTCGCGCTCGCGGCGATCGGCGGCTATGCCGTCTATCAGGCGCAGCGCAGCGCGGCAAGCGTTCGTCAGGTGACGCAGGGCGTCGTACCGAGCGCACTCGCTTCCTCCGATCTGGTTGCCGACCTGAAGGACGTGCAGATCGCGATGATGACGTTCGTCTACGCCCCCGACGCGACCATGGCGTCGCAGGCGCTCACGGAACTGAATACCAAGGAGGCGTCGCTGCGTGCGGCGCTCGACGCGCAGAGCCGCTCGGCGAAGGGCCAGGCGCAGACCGGGCTGATCTCGCAGGCGCGCGACAGCCTGAGCAACTACTTCGATGCGATCCACGACACCGCGAAGATGAAGTCGGAGGGCAAGAACGAACTGGCGCAGGCCTACCTGTTCGCCAACGTCGCGCAGTACCGCGACGAGCTCGAAGGCATCATCGAAACGCTGCGCATCGAGAAGAACCGCCAGAAGGACGAGGCGATCGCCACGCTGAACGGCATGCTGGCCACCACCACGATGACGATCGCGATCGTCGCGGGCATCGTGAGCGTGGTGCTGATCGGCGTCGGCCTGATGCTCTACCGCCAGATCGTGCGTCCGCTCGGCCGGATGCAGCACATGATGAGCGAGATCGCGTCGAGCCAGGACTTCACGCGCCGCGTGCCGGTGGGCCGCATGGACGAAATCGGCCGCTCGATCGTTGCGTTCAACGGCATGATCGAGACCATCCAGCGCAACGCCGCCCAGCTCAAGCAGCGCACCGCCGACATCCAGGCGATGCTGCAGAACATGCAGCAGGGCATCCTGACGATCGTGCCGGGCGGCACCGTGCATCGCGAATACTCGGCGTTCCTCGAGCGCATCTTCGAGACCGACGACATCGCCGGCCGGTCGGCCATGGAGCTCGTGTTCGCCGACTCGGACGTCGGCTCGGACGGACGCGCGCAGATCGAGGCGGCGATCGACGCGTGCCTCGGCGAGGACGGCATCAACTTCGAATTCAACCAGCACCTGCTCGTCAACGAGATCGGCAAGCGCATGCCGAACGGCGCCGAGAAGCGTCTCGATCTGTCGTGGTCGGCGATCACCGACGAGACCGGCACCATCGTGCGCCTGATGCTGTGCGTGCGCGACGTGACCGAACTGCGCGCGCTGTCGGCGCAGGCCAACGAGCAGCGCCGCCGCCTGGAGATGATCGGCGAGATTCTCGCGGTCAGCCAGGACAAGTTCCACGATTTCGTGGAGAGCGCCACCGGCTTCCTGCATGAGAACGAGCGCATCATCCGCCAGCACGAGCGCGCCGACAGCTCCGCGCTCGCCGCGCTGTTCCGCAACATGCACACCATCAAGGGCAACGCGCGGACCTACAGCCTCCAGCATCTGACCAACATCGTGCACGAGGCCGAGCAGGTCTACGACGAGCTGCGCAGCGCGGACGCGGCGCGCGAGTGGGACCAGCACGAGCTGATGAGCGATCTGGCGCGCGTGCGCGAGGCGCTCGACCACTACGCGACCATCAACAACGTGAGCCTCGGGCGTCGCGGCCCGGCCACGGGCGCGGAGCCGGACCGCTACCTGGTGGTCGAGCGCGCGCGGATTCGCGAAAGCCTGCGCCTGCTCGACGCGGCCGATCCGGCCGACCCGCACAACTGGCTGTCGATGCGCGATTCGGTGCGCGACACGCTGCGCCTGCTCGGCACCGAAACGCTCGGCGGCATGATCGCCGGCGTGACCGAATCGCTGCCGGCGCTTGCCGCCGATCTCGGCAAGGCCGCACCGGTGGTGCGCATCGACGACAACGGCTATCGCGTGCGCAGCGAAGTGGCGACGGTGGTCAAGGACGTCTTCATGCACCTGCTGCGCAACGCGCTCGACCATGGCATCGAGGCGCCCGAGGCGCGCCGCGCCGCAGGCAAGCCGGACGCGGGCACGATCGACATCGAGGTCGGCGTCGATGCCGGCATGCTGCAGATCACCGTCAGCGACGACGGCCGCGGCCTCGCGCTGGAGCGGATCCGGACGATCGCCGGCGAGCGCGGCTGGCTCGACGACGCGGCGGTGGCCAACGACGACGAGGCCGTGGCCGCGTTGATCTTCCGCCCAGGTTTCTCGACCGCGAGCGCCGTCACCGACGTGTCGGGCCGCGGCGTCGGCATGGATGCGGTGCGCAGCTTCGTGGTGCGCGTCGGCGGCAGCATCGCGCTGCGCTTCACGGACGATCGTCAGGGGGCCGCGTTCCGGCGCTTCCAGACCATCGTCAGCCTGCCGGACCACTACGCCGTCGACAGCGTCGGCATCGAGGTCGCGAGCGCCGAGGCAGCGGCACGCGACGACCAGGCGATCGATCGGGCGTAA
- a CDS encoding cold-shock protein, which produces MATGIVKWFNDAKGFGFITPDEGGEDLFAHFSAINMQGFKTLKEGQKVSFEVVQGPKGKQASNIQAA; this is translated from the coding sequence ATGGCAACTGGTATCGTCAAGTGGTTCAATGACGCGAAGGGCTTCGGTTTCATTACGCCCGATGAAGGCGGCGAAGATCTGTTTGCACATTTCTCGGCCATCAACATGCAGGGTTTCAAGACCCTGAAAGAAGGCCAGAAAGTGAGCTTCGAGGTGGTTCAAGGCCCGAAGGGCAAGCAGGCTTCGAACATCCAGGCAGCCTGA
- a CDS encoding pseudouridine synthase — MPLVALNKPFGTICQFSPHETRPSLGDWVRAPGVYPAGRLDADSEGLLLLTDDGALQARIAEPRHKLVKRYWAQVEGAPDAAALKALARGVDLGDYVTRPCRASLVEPPATLWPRTPPVRFRAAIPTTWIELAISEGKNRQVRRMTAAVGFPTLRLVRVGIGALDLFALGLAPGETIELPPRAPWDGFAPIE, encoded by the coding sequence ATGCCTCTGGTCGCCCTCAACAAACCGTTCGGCACGATCTGCCAGTTCTCGCCGCACGAAACCCGGCCTTCGCTCGGCGACTGGGTACGCGCCCCGGGCGTCTATCCGGCTGGCCGGCTCGACGCGGACAGCGAGGGCCTGCTGCTGCTGACCGACGACGGCGCGCTGCAGGCGCGCATCGCCGAGCCGCGCCACAAGCTCGTCAAGCGCTACTGGGCCCAGGTCGAGGGCGCACCCGACGCGGCCGCACTGAAGGCGCTCGCGCGCGGCGTCGACCTCGGCGACTACGTCACGCGCCCGTGCCGCGCGTCGTTGGTCGAGCCGCCCGCCACGCTCTGGCCGCGTACCCCGCCGGTGCGCTTTCGCGCTGCGATCCCCACCACCTGGATCGAACTCGCGATCAGCGAAGGCAAGAACCGCCAGGTGCGCCGGATGACGGCCGCGGTCGGTTTTCCGACGCTGCGGCTGGTGCGCGTCGGCATCGGCGCGCTCGACCTGTTCGCGCTCGGCCTCGCGCCCGGCGAGACCATCGAGCTGCCGCCGCGCGCGCCCTGGGACGGTTTTGCGCCGATCGAATGA
- a CDS encoding multicopper oxidase family protein: MIRRQFLRRALGAAASLAFARGALAKVPAAEAPHAMEQMSGMAGMHAAPDAAGPAGGGTLAAADALPAGAPLAPLRVLANESTTPGQFRATLVAQPVARQLLPGAAPTGMWLYGDAATGAVVGPLIELHEGDAVEIRVVNHLPQPTTVHWHGLPVPPDQDGNPLALIAPGASRTYRFTLPKGSAGTYWYHPHPHMMTAEQVFRGLAGPLVVRAADDPLAGWPERQLFVSDLKLAADGAIAPNDMMDWMNGREGQFVLVNGARRPRLEVAGDERWRVWNGCSARFLNLCFDDGRAFEQVGTDGGLFERPRRVTALLLAPGERAELLVRAGEHASRAVLRAATYDRSKMAMAMSADEDASLPPDPPLPLADLSFAPAPAREVPAALRAVPALGTPVARKSVTFGEAMDMDAMMASAPGTRPAGMRFLVNGQTWSPHRATLTSRRGEVELWTITNTTDMDHPFHLHGTQFQVLERELRGQRTPEPFRAWRDTVNVRKGETVRIATVQHQAGERMFHCHILEHEDLGMMGTLKVV; this comes from the coding sequence ATGATACGCAGGCAATTTCTCCGCCGCGCGCTCGGCGCGGCGGCTTCGCTCGCCTTCGCGCGCGGCGCGCTCGCGAAGGTGCCGGCGGCGGAGGCGCCGCATGCCATGGAGCAGATGAGCGGCATGGCGGGCATGCATGCGGCGCCGGACGCGGCGGGGCCCGCCGGTGGCGGCACGCTCGCGGCTGCCGACGCGCTGCCGGCCGGCGCGCCGCTCGCGCCGCTGCGCGTGCTCGCCAACGAGAGCACGACGCCGGGGCAATTCCGCGCGACGCTCGTGGCGCAGCCGGTCGCGCGGCAGCTATTGCCCGGCGCGGCACCCACCGGCATGTGGCTCTACGGCGACGCGGCGACGGGTGCCGTGGTGGGGCCGCTGATCGAGCTGCACGAGGGCGACGCCGTCGAGATCCGTGTCGTCAACCACCTGCCGCAGCCGACCACGGTCCACTGGCATGGCCTGCCGGTGCCGCCCGACCAGGACGGCAACCCGCTCGCGCTGATCGCGCCCGGCGCTTCGCGCACCTATCGCTTCACGTTGCCGAAAGGCAGCGCCGGCACCTACTGGTATCACCCTCATCCGCACATGATGACGGCCGAGCAGGTGTTTCGCGGCCTGGCCGGGCCGCTCGTGGTGCGCGCGGCCGACGATCCGCTCGCCGGCTGGCCCGAGCGCCAGCTGTTCGTGTCGGACCTGAAGCTGGCGGCCGATGGCGCGATCGCCCCGAACGACATGATGGACTGGATGAACGGCCGCGAAGGCCAGTTCGTGCTGGTCAACGGCGCGCGCCGCCCGCGCCTGGAGGTGGCAGGCGACGAGCGCTGGCGTGTCTGGAACGGCTGCAGCGCGCGCTTCCTGAACCTGTGCTTCGACGACGGCCGCGCCTTCGAACAGGTCGGCACCGACGGTGGCCTGTTCGAGCGGCCGCGCCGCGTGACCGCGCTGCTGCTCGCGCCGGGCGAGCGCGCCGAATTGCTGGTGCGCGCCGGCGAGCATGCCTCGCGCGCGGTGCTGCGCGCGGCCACCTACGACCGCAGCAAGATGGCCATGGCCATGTCGGCCGACGAGGATGCCTCGCTGCCGCCCGATCCGCCGCTTCCGCTCGCGGACCTCAGCTTCGCGCCGGCGCCGGCGCGCGAGGTGCCCGCCGCGCTGCGCGCGGTGCCGGCGCTCGGCACGCCGGTGGCGCGCAAGTCGGTTACGTTCGGCGAGGCGATGGACATGGACGCGATGATGGCCTCGGCGCCGGGCACCCGCCCGGCCGGCATGCGCTTCCTCGTGAACGGGCAGACCTGGTCGCCGCATCGCGCGACGCTCACGAGCCGGCGCGGCGAGGTCGAACTGTGGACCATCACCAACACCACCGACATGGACCACCCGTTCCATCTGCACGGCACGCAGTTCCAGGTGCTCGAGCGCGAACTGCGCGGGCAGCGCACGCCGGAGCCGTTCCGCGCCTGGCGCGACACCGTCAACGTCAGGAAGGGCGAGACGGTGCGGATCGCCACGGTCCAGCACCAGGCCGGCGAGCGGATGTTCCACTGCCATATCCTCGAACACGAGGATCTCGGCATGATGGGCACCTTGAAGGTCGTCTGA
- a CDS encoding response regulator, with translation MAKILVVDDSSTVRDEVAGFLRKNGLEVETAVDGKDGLAKLKTSPAIRLVVSDVNMPNMDGLTMVEKIRSELGNASVNVVMLTTESSPAMKERGKAAGVRGWIVKPFRGEAVLETFRKLAV, from the coding sequence ATGGCAAAGATTCTGGTGGTGGACGATTCGAGCACGGTGCGCGACGAAGTGGCGGGCTTCCTGCGCAAGAACGGGCTCGAGGTGGAAACGGCGGTGGACGGCAAGGACGGTCTGGCGAAGCTGAAGACGAGTCCGGCCATCCGCCTGGTGGTCAGCGACGTGAACATGCCGAACATGGACGGCCTGACGATGGTCGAGAAGATCCGCAGCGAACTCGGCAACGCCTCGGTCAACGTCGTGATGCTGACCACCGAAAGCAGCCCCGCGATGAAGGAGCGCGGCAAGGCGGCCGGCGTGCGCGGCTGGATCGTCAAGCCGTTCCGCGGCGAAGCGGTGCTCGAAACGTTCCGCAAGCTCGCCGTCTGA